The Colletotrichum higginsianum IMI 349063 chromosome 2, whole genome shotgun sequence genome has a segment encoding these proteins:
- a CDS encoding Amino acid permease, giving the protein MSSQPAVVDDEKNSAKEPAVNSHHGSYEGSRDEETGVVAKGQPLQRNLQNRHMQMIAIGGAIGAGLFVGSGGALRTGGPAALVIGYMIVGIMLMFTTQALAEMAVLYPVNGAFYTYVCRFVDPSWGFAMGWDYAIAWLTVLPFELVAASITIKFWRDDLNMGIWVAVFLIILAIIQIFGVRGYGEVEFVLSIIKIAACTGFIILGIVINCGGVGDKGYLGAKYWHDPGAFQNGFNGFAGVFVVAAFAFGGTELVGLAAAESANPRKAIPMASKQVFWRIAFFYIVNLFILGLIVPSNDPRLMGSSGANTKASPFVLAIQDAGINVLPSIFNAVITIAVISVANSCTFGSTRTMQAMAERGMAPRFLAYVDKHGRPIWCVLIQIAFGLLAFIGESADSSTVFGWLLALSGLSYFFVWGSICLSHIRMRMAWKVQGYTLEQIPYKVPLGIWGSVIGLFLNVICLIATFYNALYPSPNAQPEAEAFFTAYLAAPIVIFLYLLWKVISRDWRLYVPLREIDLKSGVVLADPSDEPLPEKTWANLPRRMARALF; this is encoded by the exons ATGTCTTCCCAacccgccgtcgtcgacgacgagaagaatTCCGCCAAGGAGCCCGCCGTGAACAGCCATCACGGTAGCTATGAGGGTTCCCGCGATGAGGAGACAGGTGTTGTCGCCAAGGGCCAGCCCCTTCAACGAAACCTTCAGAACCGACACATGCAGATGATTGCCATCG GCGGCGCCATTGGTGCTGGTCTATTTGTCGGATCTGGCGGTGCTCTCCGAACCGGTGGCCCGGCTGCTCTT GTCATTGGTTACATGATTGTCGGGATCATGCTGATGTTTACTACCCAAGCTCTTGCCGAGATGGCTGTCCTGTACCCCGTCAACGGTGCATTCTATACCTACGTTTGCCGATTCGTCGACCCCTCTTG GGGCTTCGCCATGGGCTGGGATTACGCCATCGCCTGGCTGACCGTCCTCCccttcgagctcgtcgccgccagtATCACCATCAAGTTCTGGCGTGACGACCTCAACATGGGCATCTGggtcgccgtcttcctcatcatcctcgccatcatccagaTCTTTGGCGTCCGCGGCTacggcgaggtcgagttCGTCCTCAGCATCATCAAGATCGCCGCCTGCACGGGCTTCATCAttctcggcatcgtcatcaactgcggtggcgtcggcgacaagGGCTACCTCGGCGCCAAGTATTGGCACGACCCGGGCGCCTTCCAGAACGGATTCAACGGCTTTGCCGgagtcttcgtcgtcgcggccTTTGCATTTGGCGGGACGGAGCTCGTcggtctcgccgccgccgagtcggCCAACCCGCGCAAGGCCATTCCCATGGCCAGCAAGCAGGTGTTTTGGCGCATCGCCTTCTTCTACATTGTCaacctcttcatcctcggcctcatcgtcCCCTCAAACGACCCCCGCCTCATGGGCTCCTCGGGCGCCAACACAAAGGCCTCGCCCTTCGTTCTCGCCATCCAGGACGCCGGCATCAACGTCTTGCCCTCCATCTtcaacgccgtcatcaccatcgccgtcatctccgTTGCCAACAGCTGCACCTTCGGCTCCACCCGCACCATGCAGGCCATGGCCGAGCGTGGCATGGCCCCGCGCTTCCTCGCCTACGTCGACAAGCACGGTCGTCCCATCTGGTGCGTCCTGATCCAGATCGCCTTTGGTCTGCTCGCCTTCATCGGCGAGTCTGCCGACAGCAGCACCGTCTtcggctggctgctggccCTCTCCGGCCTCTCCTACTTCTTCGTTTGGGGCTCCATCTGCCTTTCGCACATCCGCATGCGCATGGCGTGGAAGGTGCAGGGCTACACCCTCGAGCAGATTCCCTACAAGGTGCCCCTGGGCATCTGGGGCAGCGTTATCGGCCTGTTCCTGAACGTCATCTGCCTCATCGCCACCTTTTATAACGCCCTCTAC CCTTCCCCCAACGCACAGCCCGAAGCCGAGGCTTTCTTCACGGCTtacctcgccgcccccatcgtcatcttcctctACCTCCTCTGGAAGGTCATCTCCCGCGACTGGCGTCTGTACGTGCCCCTCCGTGAGATCGATCTCAAGTCGGGCGTCGTCCTGGCCGATCCCAGCGACGAACCCTTGCCCGAGAAGACCTGGGCCAACCTGCCTCGCCGCATGGCTCGCGCCCTGTTTTAG